Below is a genomic region from Prolixibacteraceae bacterium.
CTGAAAGGTAATACAAGCCTTTCTCGAAGAAAATTATTCCTCTAAAGAATTGAAGGAGTGCTTTGAACCCATCATCAGGAAGTAATTCAATTCGACTTTTTGAACATTCGTATAAAGAGATTTCTCTTCCAAGATCTCTGCTTGCTATTGCTAAGACACTAAGTAGAGAGTGCTCTAACACCATCTCCGATTCTTTTACTGTGCCTTTGCTAAGAGGTGAGTTTGACTGGCTTGAGTCGGATTTCGTTACTTTCAGTAGATCAAATAGTGTAGGGAAGTCATCTTCATCTGTTTCTGCTATAATACTCTCCATCTTCATATAGGACCGATATAATTTAATATAGTCCATTATGGAAAGACTGTCTAAATCATGATGATTCACTTTGTTGGAGATGTCGCCAATTCTAGAATTAAAAGAGGCAACCTTCTTATTTGCGCTATCTGCAATGGTTGATTTGATGAGAAGTTTAGCAAATTTATAGTGGTTAATCTTAGATGAGTTTAACTCGATAAGTAGCTGTTTTTTATCTTTTGCTAACAACTCTTCATCAGACTTCTCGTCGCAACCTGCCACGATGATTAGAAGCAGAAATAGGATGGTTAAATTTTTCATTGTTTAAATAGGATGTTTTTTGAAATTATTACAATTTGATTGTTGGTGTGTCCTTTTTTGAGTTCGTATCAGAAGGTGGGACGCATTAATTGTGCTGGGTCAATGTATGATCTATCTACAATTGTAGCCGGTGCTGTTATTATAGTGAGATTATTTTCTTCTTTTTTAATATAAAAAGGAAGTTCCTCATCAAGAAAGATGATGTTTAGATGACTGTTAGCGTAACTATTTGCTACGCATGTTCTTAAAATGAAGGGTAGGTCTTCGTAACTTGAGTATAGATACGTCTTAATGGTATCTCCATGTTCATCTACTTTAATATTGTCGGGCTTCTCTTCTGCCATGATCCCTTCCGAAAGATCAAATTCTATCCATTCTCTAAATCTAGCTTGGAAATACTGCGAGTCTTTCGCTTTAATTTTAGATAATGTCGTGGTGTAGTAGTGTAACGAGTCTTCTTTCTCTGGTTTGAGTTCTATCTCTTTTGTGCGGCGTGAATCAGAATAATAAACGAATTGTGCTTTACCTGCCATGATGCGAGGTGTAGAAGAGGTGTTTTCAACTTTGTATCTCAAGTGACGATCAAAAGTGATGGAATTCTCTTGTGAGCTTTTGCAAGTTACTCTTAGTGGGGGTTCAATATTTTCTCGACGAATTTGGATAGATTCGGATGTTGGATCACATGAAATTAGTGTGATCAAAAGCAATAACAGTAAGGAATATTTCATGTATAATGGACTATATGTCGGTTAGATATAATGCAATTTATTTAACATAGCGCAAATATAACAAAATAGAATAGAGTGCTACAGTCAAATGTAAAGTTGTCACTGTATATTATATGCTTTCACTTTCAGATACTCATCTTCTCAGTGAAGGTTTAGACAAGAAAGTACATATGCTATTGAAATTGCAAAGTATATCAACCTATTTAGTTTATGTTATAGGTCTTGATCATAGCATGTCAATATACTCTGGTTAATTGGTGTCTTAAATGAAGATATTCATCTAATAGCAACATGGATAATTTCCGTTTGGTATACTTGGTCATTCCTATACAGAGGTAATCCATAGCTTACTGATTATATGAAATTATTATTCTCTCTTTATATTTTTAAGTTTTTTGATCCCCAGAGTGCTTATTCTAATTTTAGTTTCTTCATCATCATGATTTATTGAGATTAATCCATCTTCTAATAATTTTATAGGTATTAGATTGAAGCTTTCATTGATGTTGATTTTCAATGTTATAAACTTATCAAATGAGTATCTAGATACTTCCCCTTTATGCTTATGTAAGAATAAAAGACAGCTTTGAATCATATTGTCTGTAATTTTTGTCATTATATTGTGGTATTGTGTATAGTTTATCAGGTGTAGCTCGTAAAAAAATCATTTTCCTCTGTAATACCAATGCACTGAATGTGATACCCCTTTAGGGTATAGTAAGTCACCTTCTCTTTTTACATAAAAAGTTAAGGAATAATAAGGTTTTGAGAATGAGATCTGTTAGGCTTTTTTTATGGGTAGGCCCTGTATTTATTTAAAGTCTACAGTATTTCATCCAATTTAATTATTGTAGTCTTTAAATCTTCTTTCTCAATACTTCCATATCCTAATCGAAAACCAACATTCAATTTCTCGAATTCGTAATTTGATGATTCTCGGAGTTTGTGAATTAGATCTGGCATGTGAAGATCTTTGATAGGACGTATCCAAAATGCCATGCCTCCAATAGGAATATTGTACTTGACCTTACTTTTTAAATAGGTTTGCAGAAGTTCATCCAGATAGAGTCTTTTATCTTGATAGTATTTGGTTGCTCGTTTAATATGACGTTTAAGTTCTCCCGTTTTAATTAGTTCGGACAAAGAAAGTTCCATAATTGTATCATTTTGAACATCGATAATTTCTCGTAACGATGAAACTTTATCGATAAGATCAAATGAGGATGTCATATATCCTATTCTTAATGCAGGGGCAATAATCTTACTAAAAGAGCTGACATATACATATTTCTTTAAATTGGAATGGCTAGAGATGGGCAGGATAGGGCGTTTGCCAAAGTGAAAGTCGTGATCATAATCGTCTTCAATGATCGTGAGATCATATTGATTCGCCAATTCTATCAAACGAATCCTTCTCTTTAAACTCAATGTCACTGTAGTGGGGTATTGATGATGGGGGGTAAGGTAAATCGCTTTAATATTATCATGATTTGCCAACTGTTTTTCTATATCCTCGATAACAATTCCATCTAGGTCCACATCAATAGGTATGAGTTTTGCTTGGGTGCTTTCAAATGCTCTCCATGCAGGTTTATAACCAGGGTTTTCCACCAGCACAACGTCACCTGCCGTAAGTAATACATGAGCCGTTAAGTATAAAGCCATTTGACTTCCTCTAGTGATACAAATTTCATCGACACTTGTTTGTATATTAAGTTTATGATTAAGCATTTGAGAGATGAGTTCTCGAAGCTCCAAAGTCCCCAAAGGATCACTGTATCCCATGATATTATGCTTTGATTTTAATGCAAAAACTCTTCGATAGGCACTTGCTAGTTCTTTTATGGGAGAGATCTTAGTGTTTGGGGTTCCATCATCAAGTATGATATGGTGTTGGGGTGTGGATTGAGTCGATCTCTTCGGTATCGTCTGCTTCTTAGTACTCTTGATATTAACATTAGCAACAAAGATACCTACCCTATCTTTCGAATTAAGCCATCCTTCTGCGATTAATATATCAATGGATTTAATTAAAGTATTTCTATTTACACCAATATGCTCTGCTAATTTTCTGGTGCTTGGTAGTATATCATTTGCCTTTAAGCGCTCGTCTTTAATTGCTTCGATGATGGCATCTGCTATTTGAATGTAAATTGCTTTTTTTGAGTTGAAATTTATATCCAAATCAAAATTCCATAATCGTCTCATTGGTCTATCTATTTTTAATAAAACTGTACGACTTTAGTAAGCCAAATATAGTCTAATTTTACATTATTAAATAACGTAGTTATCAATGATGATTATCATTAGATACGATACAGATAAATTGTGTACTATGAATAGCTTGAAAATCCATTATTTACAACATGTACCTTTTGAGGGGATCGGGTATATAGAAGATTGGGCCAATAAAAATCGTCATCAACTTAAGGGGACCAAACTATTTAATGAAGAGACATTACCTGAACAGAGTGAGTTCGATGTTTTGATCGTTATGGGTGGGCCAATGGGAGTGTCCCAAGAGAAGGACTATCCTTGGTTGAAAGAAGAAAAAAGGTTTATACAATCAAGTATTAGTGCCAATAAAAAAGTGATTGGTATCTGTTTGGGTGCGCAATTAATTGCGGAAGTTTTAGGTGCAAAAGTATATTCAAACCATTCAAAAGAGATCGGCTGGTTTCCAATTCAATTGGTGAAAGGGGTGCTAAAGTGTGATAAGGACAAAGATCTTTTTGAAAACTGCGCTGTACTACATTGGCATGGTGATACTTTTGATTTACCACAAGAAGCCATTCATCTTTTTGAGTCTGAGGTATGTAAGAATCAAGCATTTCTTTATAAAACGAATGTTTTGGGGTTGCAGTTCCATTTAGAAAGCACACCAGAGACCTTAAAAGAGATGATATACAACTGTAAAGATGAGCTTGTTTCGGAGAGAAATATACAGCGTGAGAGAGAGCTTCGTAGTAATTCTCATTTGAGTATTGAGACCAATATCCTTCTTGATAAGATATTTGATCGTTTTTTATCTTCTAATATCAATTGTGACGGTCTGTGAAAGAATTGGTTATTATGTACAGTGACATGTCGTTCCATTATCTTTTAGATATGAATAGGAAACTTTCAGAGTATTGTTGCAGTAATATGAGGTGTGATAAATGAATTGGTTTTAATGGTCGTCAGTACTGTGTGTAAACAAAAAAGGGAATTGTAACAGAGTGTTGTGGCATGATGCCGAGTGGAACTCGGTGTTCCCAAGTGTTGTGGCATGGCATTGTTGGAAATCACAATGATTCATGTCATCATATCAATATTTCAAGGGAAAGGTCTGTTTTTATCCTGTTTTTA
It encodes:
- a CDS encoding PLP-dependent aminotransferase family protein, which gives rise to MRRLWNFDLDINFNSKKAIYIQIADAIIEAIKDERLKANDILPSTRKLAEHIGVNRNTLIKSIDILIAEGWLNSKDRVGIFVANVNIKSTKKQTIPKRSTQSTPQHHIILDDGTPNTKISPIKELASAYRRVFALKSKHNIMGYSDPLGTLELRELISQMLNHKLNIQTSVDEICITRGSQMALYLTAHVLLTAGDVVLVENPGYKPAWRAFESTQAKLIPIDVDLDGIVIEDIEKQLANHDNIKAIYLTPHHQYPTTVTLSLKRRIRLIELANQYDLTIIEDDYDHDFHFGKRPILPISSHSNLKKYVYVSSFSKIIAPALRIGYMTSSFDLIDKVSSLREIIDVQNDTIMELSLSELIKTGELKRHIKRATKYYQDKRLYLDELLQTYLKSKVKYNIPIGGMAFWIRPIKDLHMPDLIHKLRESSNYEFEKLNVGFRLGYGSIEKEDLKTTIIKLDEIL
- a CDS encoding type 1 glutamine amidotransferase, producing the protein MNSLKIHYLQHVPFEGIGYIEDWANKNRHQLKGTKLFNEETLPEQSEFDVLIVMGGPMGVSQEKDYPWLKEEKRFIQSSISANKKVIGICLGAQLIAEVLGAKVYSNHSKEIGWFPIQLVKGVLKCDKDKDLFENCAVLHWHGDTFDLPQEAIHLFESEVCKNQAFLYKTNVLGLQFHLESTPETLKEMIYNCKDELVSERNIQRERELRSNSHLSIETNILLDKIFDRFLSSNINCDGL